The following proteins come from a genomic window of Dreissena polymorpha isolate Duluth1 chromosome 1, UMN_Dpol_1.0, whole genome shotgun sequence:
- the LOC127862134 gene encoding threonine-rich protein-like, with protein sequence MANIVCLVALFFVHCIYAHGPSNSEGISESSTTLFSYTCNGDNGVPCSGHGSCYSGVCSCNIGFTGITCELQIGGALNVNNTVIRDRSLLDLLQSGFNLLSTLDTEMASFRSGNNTVEVANFPVMERETVVPLSACSATERDPCNGNGRCRSGACDCMPGYSGFRCELSSSVGFCNTYRACAECTAFLEVCPDSCAYMAQFNLVYGFPTTVSSGFRYCRSRSAVRRCSIYYMQESETPQGWKTIIVKPCPSEMDPLSSVPPFISTTSSDAPVFDDKTSATTGTTQSSTSQGVSTSTTGFTRSSTSQSLSTSTIGTTRSSTSQALTTSTTGTTRSPTTQGVSTSTTTPTIKAILDTPTSLPTDTQHDGHKVGPSDRATAAPKGAGSASHANLVLFLGSIVVLLNI encoded by the coding sequence ATGGCGAATATCGTTTGCCTCGTTGCGCTGTTCTTCGTACACTGCATCTACGCACATGGTCCGTCGAACTCGGAGGGAATCAGCGAGTCTAGCACAACCCTGTTTTCGTACACGTGTAACGGCGACAATGGAGTCCCGTGTAGCGGGCACGGGAGTTGCTACTCCGGAGTTTGCTCTTGTAATATTGGCTTTACGGGCATCACGTGTGAATTACAGATCGGAGGGGCCCTCAACGTCAACAATACAGTGATAAGGGACCGTTCGTTACTGGACCTTCTTCAGTCAGGTTTCAATTTACTTTCAACGCTAGACACGGAAATGGCGTCGTTTAGGAGTGGAAATAACACCGTGGAAGTTGCCAACTTTCCTGTTATGGAGCGAGAAACCGTTGTACCACTGAGCGCGTGTAGCGCCACTGAGAGAGATCCCTGTAATGGCAACGGACGTTGTCGATCTGGCGCGTGCGATTGTATGCCTGGATACTCCGGATTTCGTTGTGAACTTTCATCATCGGTTGGTTTCTGCAACACGTACAGAGCGTGCGCAGAATGCACCGCGTTCTTAGAGGTTTGTCCAGACAGCTGCGCTTACATGGCACAGTTCAATCTTGTGTATGGCTTCCCCACCACCGTGTCGTCCGGGTTTCGGTATTGCCGCTCTCGAAGTGCCGTGCGCCGCTGCTCTATCTATTACATGCAGGAGAGCGAAACCCCACAGGGATGGAAGACCATTATTGTGAAACCTTGTCCAAGTGAAATGGACCCTTTGTCATCAGTTCCACCATTTATATCAACAACGTCATCCGACGCTCCTGTTTTTGATGACAAAACATCCGCTACCACAGGAACCACCCAATCATCGACTTCTCAAGGTGTGAGCACTTCCACTACCGGATTTACACGATCATCGACGTCCCAATCTTTGAGTACGTCCACTATCGGAACTACACGATCATCGACTTCTCAAGCTTTGACAACTTCCACCACCGGAACTACCCGATCACCGACTACTCAAGGTGTGAGCACTTCCACTACAACCCCGACCATCAAGGCTATTCTGGACACTCCGACGTCACTTCCTACAGACACTCAACACGACGGACACAAAGTCGGTCCCTCTGATAGAGCAACAGCTGCTCCGAAAGGTGCCGGTTCCGCCTCCCATGCCAACCTGGTGCTGTTCCTTGGTAGTATCGTGGTACTTTTGAACATCTGA
- the LOC127862249 gene encoding protein FAM221A-like, producing MAEQQYHLKFDASKGQAVDDYVEYKRIVGDDDGGKMFTPEEFEEYKKKVLPMRMKNRLYTAFTSPTGMDCKLVGPETPCFCKHRYKQHKTDFDVVPTERPIKLPCRSSGCKCASYHYVPLNGSQPIRCHCKHTADEHKEFGKFVCSKAGCTKCTGFKSSFSCGCGSPLSDHRMIVETGAEREARGHPLGEATPYAAMGGITGFSSMADGYMRLDPSGKGAPNKGFLEQSVTSSDNPFLRSNVQAIKQHQMRKKASGLTGPDDEIFDDQAERVSSMRRTGEDDMAYYERRYQERQRNETTRGVAPEAEMSRLEIGSRKAIEQKPRTPKK from the exons ATGGCTGAGCAGCAGTATCACTTGAAGTTTGATGCCTCGAAAGGCCAGGCTGTAGACGATTACGTGGAATACAAAAG GATTGTCGGTGACGATGACGGCGGTAAAATGTTCACACCCGAAGAATTTGAGGAGTACAAGAAGAAAGTCTTGCCAATG CGCATGAAGAATCGGCTGTACACCGCTTTTACGTCGCCCACCGGGATGGACTGTAAGCTGGTGGGACCGGAGACCCCGTGTTTCTGCAAACACCGCTACAAGCAGCACAAAACCGACTTCGACGTGGTTCCCACCGAGCGACCCATTAAGCTGCCGTGTCGCTCCTCTGGGTGTAAATGTGCCTCATACCATTATGTGCCACTGAATGGATCCCAACCCATTCGTTGCCATTGTAAACATACCGCAGACGAGCACAAGGAGTTTGGAAAATTTGTGTGCTCGAAGG CGGGTTGCACGAAATGCACGGGTTTCAAGAGTTCGTTCAGCTGTGGTTGCGGCTCGCCACTCAGCGATCACCGTATGATCGTGGAGACAGGGGCAGAACGGGAGGCCCGGGGCCACCCCCTGGGCGAGGCGACACCGTACGCGGCCATGGGCGGTATCACGGGGTTCTCCTCAATGGCGGATGGATACATGAGGCTGGACCCGAGCGGAAAAG GGGCTCCAAATAAGGGTTTTCTAGAGCAGTCTGTGACATCATCGGATAATCCCTTCTTAAGAAGCAACGTTCAAGCAATTAAACAACATCAGATGCGCAAGAAGGCGTCAG GTCTGACGGGCCCGGATGACGAGATATTCGACGACCAGGCTGAGCGCGTGTCCTCCATGCGACGAACAGGCGAGGACGACATGGCGTACTACGAGCGAAGATATCAGGAGCGG CAACGCAATGAAACGACTAGAGGCGTCGCACCGGAAGCGGAAATGAGTCGCCTCGAGATAGGTTCCCGTAAAGCAATTGAGCAGAAACCCAGGACGCCTAAGAAATAG